One Natrinema longum genomic window carries:
- a CDS encoding 30S ribosomal protein S4e, which produces MTKHQKRLSVPKSWPVERKTETFTVKADAGPHGEDGVPLVVLLRDVLGYVDSRKEARYALSEDAILINGDAINDEQRPIGMFDIVAFPGRDEYYRVFPDEGGRLALTEIDEESAQSRLGKIVNKQQVSGGDTQLTLHDGTNVIVDNEEYTPKDSIVVDNEDKSVVAHFPYEEGALVTAVRGNHGGKVGEIDAIDVTPSSGSNSVGVSTDDGGFETVEEYVVVIDENFTGDADE; this is translated from the coding sequence ATGACGAAACACCAGAAACGACTCTCAGTACCGAAGTCCTGGCCGGTCGAGCGAAAGACCGAGACCTTCACGGTCAAGGCCGACGCTGGTCCCCACGGCGAAGACGGCGTGCCCCTCGTCGTCCTCCTGCGGGACGTGCTCGGCTACGTGGACTCGCGCAAGGAAGCACGATACGCGCTCTCTGAGGACGCGATCCTCATCAACGGGGACGCGATCAACGACGAACAGCGCCCGATCGGCATGTTCGACATCGTTGCGTTCCCCGGACGAGACGAGTACTATCGCGTCTTCCCCGACGAGGGCGGTCGGCTCGCGCTGACCGAGATCGACGAGGAATCGGCACAGAGCCGCCTCGGCAAGATCGTGAACAAACAGCAGGTGTCGGGCGGCGACACCCAGCTGACGCTACACGATGGGACGAACGTCATCGTCGACAACGAGGAGTACACGCCGAAAGACTCGATCGTCGTCGACAACGAGGACAAGTCCGTCGTCGCGCACTTCCCCTACGAGGAAGGCGCACTCGTGACGGCCGTCCGTGGCAACCACGGCGGCAAGGTCGGCGAGATCGACGCGATCGACGTCACGCCGAGCAGTGGCTCGAACAGTGTCGGCGTCTCGACCGACGATGGTGGCTTCGAAACCGTCGAAGAGTACGTCGTCGTCATCGACGAGAACTTCACTGGTGATGCCGATGAGTGA
- a CDS encoding 50S ribosomal protein L14, protein MEAMKADVTQGLKKGSLITCADNTGARELKVISVAGYHGTKNRQPKAGIGDKVTVSVTKGTPEMRRQVLEAVVVRQRKSIRRPDGTRLKFEDNAAVIIDENEEPRGTEIKGPIAREVAERFGAIASTATMIV, encoded by the coding sequence ATGGAGGCGATGAAAGCCGACGTCACGCAGGGCCTGAAGAAGGGCTCCCTGATCACGTGTGCCGACAACACCGGCGCGCGTGAGCTGAAGGTCATCAGCGTCGCGGGCTACCACGGCACCAAGAACCGCCAGCCGAAGGCGGGGATCGGTGACAAGGTGACCGTCTCGGTCACCAAGGGTACCCCGGAGATGCGCCGACAGGTCCTCGAGGCCGTCGTCGTCCGCCAGCGGAAGTCGATCCGCCGGCCCGACGGCACGCGGCTCAAGTTCGAGGACAACGCGGCGGTCATCATCGACGAGAACGAAGAGCCCCGCGGCACGGAGATCAAGGGGCCGATCGCCCGCGAAGTCGCAGAGCGCTTCGGAGCAATCGCCAGTACGGCGACGATGATCGTATAG
- a CDS encoding ribonuclease P protein component 1 translates to MALTPETLPRHELNGLPVRVVESDDSSRVGLKGRVVIETTKTLSIEVCVPPEAERWRGGATAERRDGESRVLMVPKSGSTFEFAITDDAADDRRGTLDVFPDEVREPEKGSGTASKLADTEPAATEERASTVADRAGGDAAGCRDDAPSRDRRRVAGEDVAYVTVDGSRLLSRPARRTETNGDSPWQ, encoded by the coding sequence ATGGCACTGACACCCGAGACACTGCCGCGACACGAACTCAACGGGCTCCCCGTGCGAGTCGTCGAGAGCGACGACTCCTCGCGGGTCGGCCTCAAGGGGCGCGTCGTCATCGAGACGACCAAGACCCTCTCGATAGAGGTTTGCGTTCCGCCAGAGGCGGAACGGTGGCGAGGCGGTGCAACCGCCGAGCGTCGCGACGGCGAGTCTCGGGTCCTGATGGTGCCGAAGTCGGGCTCGACGTTCGAGTTCGCGATCACAGATGACGCCGCCGACGACCGTCGAGGAACCCTCGACGTCTTCCCGGACGAGGTCCGGGAACCCGAGAAGGGGTCGGGGACTGCGTCCAAACTGGCCGACACTGAACCCGCTGCGACCGAGGAACGAGCCTCGACCGTTGCGGACCGAGCCGGCGGCGACGCCGCCGGCTGTCGCGACGACGCTCCCTCCCGGGACCGCCGTCGCGTTGCTGGCGAGGACGTAGCCTACGTTACGGTCGATGGATCGCGGCTGCTCTCACGGCCCGCCCGACGCACGGAAACGAATGGTGACTCACCATGGCAATAG
- a CDS encoding 50S ribosomal protein L5 produces MSEAESGEFHEMREPRIEKVVVHMGVGQGGRELGKAEDIIEEVTGQESVRTQAKKTEPDFGIRQGDPIGTKVTLRGDDAHAFLEKSLPLADVSPAQFDDTGNFSFGVEEHTDFPSQEYDPSIGIFGLDVTVNLVRPGYRIAKRDKATRSIPSKHRLTPEDAIGFLEANFDVSVEADDE; encoded by the coding sequence ATGAGTGAAGCCGAATCCGGAGAGTTCCACGAGATGCGCGAACCACGCATCGAGAAAGTCGTCGTCCACATGGGCGTCGGCCAGGGTGGTCGCGAACTCGGCAAAGCCGAGGACATCATCGAGGAGGTAACGGGTCAGGAGAGCGTTCGGACCCAGGCGAAAAAGACCGAACCTGACTTCGGCATTCGCCAGGGCGACCCGATCGGTACGAAGGTCACCCTTCGTGGCGACGACGCTCACGCGTTCCTCGAGAAGTCGCTGCCGCTTGCGGACGTGTCCCCGGCGCAGTTCGACGACACGGGGAACTTCAGTTTCGGTGTCGAGGAGCACACCGACTTCCCGAGTCAGGAGTACGACCCGAGTATCGGGATCTTCGGGCTGGACGTCACCGTCAACCTGGTGCGTCCGGGCTACCGCATCGCCAAGCGCGATAAGGCCACCCGATCGATCCCGTCGAAGCACCGATTGACTCCCGAGGACGCCATCGGGTTCCTCGAGGCCAACTTCGAC
- the rpmC gene encoding 50S ribosomal protein L29, with product MAILHVEEIRDMTPAERAEELEELETELLNQKSVLAAGGAPENPGRIGELGRTVARIKTIQREEGDLEDDE from the coding sequence ATGGCGATCCTCCACGTCGAAGAGATCCGCGACATGACGCCCGCCGAGCGGGCGGAGGAACTCGAGGAACTCGAGACCGAACTGCTGAACCAGAAGTCCGTCCTCGCAGCCGGTGGGGCTCCGGAGAACCCGGGCCGCATCGGCGAACTGGGTCGTACCGTCGCGCGGATCAAGACGATCCAGCGCGAAGAAGGCGACCTCGAAGACGACGAATAA
- a CDS encoding 30S ribosomal protein S17 gives MAIGLDVETPPEPENPEEYDYEKCPFYGELSVRGQILEGTVVSTDMDKTVVVEREYDVAVPKYDRHMKRRSRIPAHVPGVLEPLSVGDTVKIAETRPLSKTKSHVVVEVTQEATAEDVAELTSQAEPEPELSDEDLAAAADEGDQ, from the coding sequence ATGGCAATAGGACTAGACGTTGAAACCCCTCCGGAACCCGAAAACCCGGAGGAATACGACTACGAGAAATGTCCGTTCTACGGCGAACTCTCCGTTCGAGGGCAGATCCTCGAAGGGACGGTCGTCTCGACGGACATGGACAAGACCGTAGTCGTCGAGCGAGAGTACGATGTGGCGGTCCCGAAGTACGACCGACACATGAAACGACGCTCGCGCATCCCGGCACACGTACCGGGCGTGCTCGAGCCGCTCTCGGTCGGTGACACGGTCAAGATCGCAGAGACCCGACCACTGTCGAAGACGAAATCGCACGTGGTCGTCGAAGTAACCCAAGAAGCAACCGCGGAGGACGTCGCCGAACTCACGAGCCAGGCCGAGCCTGAGCCGGAGCTTTCCGACGAGGACCTCGCCGCGGCCGCAGACGAGGGTGATCAGTGA
- the rplX gene encoding 50S ribosomal protein L24, with translation MTEQPHKQRTQTRNAPLHERQKQLHATLSDELREEYDTRRTRVNAGDTVEVMRGDHAGDEGEVMRAILEDGTIHVEDVTVETADGEEVPRPLDPSNVRITELDLEDERREARLEGDSE, from the coding sequence ATGACTGAACAACCACACAAACAGCGAACGCAGACGAGAAACGCGCCGCTGCACGAGCGACAGAAGCAGCTCCACGCGACGCTGTCCGACGAGCTCCGCGAGGAGTACGACACCCGTCGAACCCGCGTCAACGCGGGCGACACGGTCGAGGTCATGCGCGGCGACCACGCCGGCGACGAAGGCGAGGTCATGCGCGCGATCCTCGAGGATGGGACCATCCACGTCGAGGACGTGACCGTCGAGACGGCCGACGGCGAAGAAGTGCCACGGCCGCTCGACCCCTCGAACGTCCGGATCACGGAGCTCGATCTCGAGGACGAGCGTCGCGAGGCGCGTCTCGAAGGTGATAGCGAATGA